Proteins from a genomic interval of Paenibacillus lentus:
- the groL gene encoding chaperonin GroEL (60 kDa chaperone family; promotes refolding of misfolded polypeptides especially under stressful conditions; forms two stacked rings of heptamers to form a barrel-shaped 14mer; ends can be capped by GroES; misfolded proteins enter the barrel where they are refolded when GroES binds) yields MAKDIKFNEDARRAMLRGVDALADAVKVTLGPKGRNVVLEKKFGSPLITNDGVTIAKEIELEDAFENMGAQLVKEVATKTNDVAGDGTTTATVLAQALIREGLKNVTAGASPIGLRKGIDKAVRTAVEELQKISKTIEGKQSIAQVAAISAGDEEVGELIAEAMEKVGKDGVITVEESRGFLTELEVVEGMQFDRGYISPYMITDTDKMEAVLENPYILITDKKISSTQDILPILEKIVQQSRPLLIIAEDIEGEAQAMLIVNKLRGTFNAVAVKAPGFGDRREAMLQDIAALTGGQVITEKLGLDLKSTSVEQLGNARQVIVTKENTTIVDGSGDKADITARVNQIRTQLEETTSEFDKEKLQERLAKLAGGVAVVKVGAATETELKERKLRIEDALNATRAAVEEGIVSGGGVALINVYNAVAALNVEGDEKTGVSIVLRALEEPIRTISANAGEEGSVIVERLKKEQAGIGFNAATGEWVNMIEAGIVDPAKVTRSALQNAASVAGLFLTTEVVIADKPEPEKPAMPDMGGMGGMM; encoded by the coding sequence AGGCCGCAACGTAGTATTGGAGAAGAAATTCGGCAGCCCGCTGATCACGAATGACGGTGTAACGATCGCTAAGGAGATCGAATTGGAAGATGCATTCGAGAACATGGGTGCACAACTCGTAAAAGAAGTAGCAACCAAAACAAACGATGTTGCCGGTGATGGTACAACAACTGCTACGGTTCTCGCACAAGCATTGATTCGTGAAGGTTTGAAGAACGTTACGGCTGGGGCTAGCCCGATCGGTCTGCGTAAAGGGATCGATAAAGCGGTTCGCACGGCGGTAGAAGAACTGCAAAAGATCTCCAAAACGATTGAAGGCAAGCAATCGATCGCTCAAGTTGCGGCTATTTCCGCTGGTGATGAAGAAGTAGGCGAATTGATCGCTGAAGCAATGGAGAAAGTCGGCAAAGACGGCGTAATTACGGTTGAGGAATCCCGCGGCTTCTTGACTGAGCTTGAAGTTGTTGAGGGAATGCAATTCGACCGCGGTTATATCTCTCCATACATGATTACGGATACAGATAAGATGGAAGCGGTTCTGGAGAACCCGTACATCTTGATTACAGATAAGAAAATCAGCAGCACGCAAGATATTCTGCCAATCCTGGAGAAGATCGTACAGCAAAGCAGACCGCTTCTGATTATCGCTGAGGATATTGAAGGCGAAGCGCAAGCTATGTTGATCGTCAACAAACTGCGTGGTACGTTCAACGCTGTGGCAGTGAAGGCTCCTGGCTTCGGAGACCGTCGTGAAGCTATGTTGCAGGATATCGCTGCTCTAACAGGCGGCCAAGTGATTACTGAGAAGCTCGGTCTGGATCTGAAGAGCACCAGCGTTGAGCAATTGGGTAACGCTCGCCAAGTTATCGTTACGAAAGAGAATACAACGATCGTTGACGGTAGCGGAGATAAGGCTGACATTACAGCTCGCGTGAACCAAATCCGTACACAATTGGAAGAAACCACTTCCGAGTTTGACAAAGAGAAACTTCAAGAGCGTCTGGCTAAACTGGCTGGCGGCGTAGCCGTAGTTAAAGTTGGCGCAGCTACTGAGACTGAATTGAAGGAACGCAAACTGCGTATTGAAGACGCATTGAACGCTACTCGTGCGGCTGTCGAAGAAGGTATCGTATCCGGCGGCGGCGTTGCGCTCATTAACGTTTACAATGCTGTAGCAGCACTGAACGTAGAAGGCGACGAGAAAACAGGCGTGAGTATCGTACTTCGTGCCCTTGAAGAGCCAATCCGTACAATTTCCGCGAACGCAGGTGAAGAAGGCTCCGTTATTGTTGAGCGCCTGAAGAAAGAACAAGCAGGCATCGGCTTCAACGCGGCTACTGGCGAATGGGTGAACATGATCGAAGCAGGTATCGTAGACCCTGCCAAGGTTACTCGTTCCGCACTACAAAATGCAGCTTCCGTAGCAGGATTGTTCTTGACTACCGAAGTTGTGATCGCAGACAAACCAGAACCAGAAAAACCAGCTATGCCTGACATGGGCGGCATGGGCGGCATGATGTAA